The Magnetospirillum sp. genome includes a region encoding these proteins:
- the pdxH gene encoding pyridoxamine 5'-phosphate oxidase has product MLENSSPDAPAPELDASVDPYRRFAEWFAEAEKSEPNDPNAMALASVGPDGMPSLRMVLMKGYDRSGFVFYTNLESRKGTELAAHPKAALLFHWKSLRRQVRVQGTVAPVSDAEADEYFASRARGSQIGAWASTQSRPLAGRFELERRVAEFGVKFGLGKVPRPPHWSGFRISPQTIEFWADRAFRLHERIVYRPASDGAWATERLFP; this is encoded by the coding sequence ATGCTCGAAAATTCCAGCCCCGATGCCCCCGCCCCCGAACTCGACGCCAGCGTCGATCCCTATCGCCGCTTTGCCGAATGGTTCGCCGAAGCCGAAAAGAGCGAGCCCAATGATCCCAATGCCATGGCGCTGGCGAGCGTGGGGCCGGACGGCATGCCGTCGCTGCGCATGGTGCTGATGAAGGGCTACGACCGCAGCGGCTTCGTGTTCTACACCAATCTCGAGAGCCGCAAGGGCACCGAGCTTGCCGCCCATCCCAAGGCGGCGCTGCTGTTCCATTGGAAGAGCCTGCGCCGCCAAGTGCGCGTGCAGGGCACGGTGGCGCCCGTGTCCGACGCCGAGGCGGACGAATATTTCGCCAGCCGCGCGCGCGGCAGCCAGATCGGCGCCTGGGCCTCCACCCAGTCGCGCCCGCTGGCCGGCCGCTTCGAGCTCGAGCGGCGTGTCGCCGAATTCGGCGTCAAATTCGGGCTCGGCAAAGTGCCGCGCCCGCCGCATTGGTCGGGCTTCCGTATTTCGCCGCAGACCATCGAATTCTGGGCCGACCGCGCCTTCCGCCTGCACGAGCGTATCGTCTACCGCCCGGCTTCCGACGGCGCTTGGGCAACCGAGCGGCTGTTCCCGTGA